Proteins encoded within one genomic window of Raineyella fluvialis:
- a CDS encoding type II secretion system F family protein, which translates to MAALVLVVAWLVQGPRAAAYIVLVIVPVATVVSLARSRRKRSARTRAETEVARACGMVAAEVRAGRAAEAAVGLVAGDCPVLARAAAALLVGDDVVRTWRAQALEPGCAGLLDLARAWEVSQACGAPMGPSLDQVAGALERDAEVSRLVRAELASAQATGQLMAVLPVVGIGLGYSIGGRPVDFLLHTTVGLACSVAAVVLASIGALWTRALARSPGRED; encoded by the coding sequence GTGGCAGCCCTGGTGCTGGTCGTGGCTTGGCTGGTGCAGGGTCCCAGGGCGGCCGCGTACATCGTGCTGGTGATCGTGCCGGTCGCGACCGTGGTGTCGCTCGCCCGCTCTCGGAGGAAACGCTCTGCCCGGACCAGGGCGGAGACCGAGGTCGCCCGAGCCTGCGGCATGGTCGCGGCCGAGGTGCGCGCAGGGCGGGCAGCGGAAGCGGCGGTCGGCCTGGTGGCGGGGGACTGCCCCGTCCTCGCCCGGGCTGCAGCGGCCTTGCTCGTCGGCGACGATGTGGTGCGGACCTGGCGCGCACAGGCGTTGGAGCCTGGCTGTGCCGGCCTCCTCGACCTCGCCCGGGCCTGGGAGGTCTCCCAGGCCTGCGGGGCACCGATGGGGCCCTCCCTCGACCAGGTGGCCGGTGCGCTGGAGCGGGATGCCGAAGTGTCCCGCCTGGTCCGCGCCGAACTCGCCTCGGCCCAGGCAACCGGACAGCTGATGGCGGTCCTGCCCGTCGTCGGGATCGGCCTCGGGTACTCGATCGGGGGCCGGCCGGTCGACTTCCTGCTGCACACAACGGTGGGGCTGGCCTGCAGCGTCGCCGCGGTCGTGCTGGCGAGCATCGGGGCCCTGTGGACCAGGGCCCTGGCGCGTTCACCCGGACGGGAGGACTGA
- a CDS encoding TadA family conjugal transfer-associated ATPase, whose product MTGLVDLDRLRPALAGLGHPPTTGDIAAAMRAEGLVVTDALLYDAVERLHRESYGAGVLEPLLTLPGVTDVLVNGPDQVWIDRGHGLERTPLVFGSDEEVRRLALRLAARVGRRLDDAAPYVDARLPDGTRVHAVLGSVADPGTCISLRIPSRKRFTLADLVDRGTLPPVGVPLLEGLVERRLAFLVSGGTGSGKTTVLGTLLGLVPTDQRLVVVEDSRELDPPHPHCIRLEGRPPNAEGSGALGLATLVRQALRMRPDRVVVGEVRGAELCDLLAALNTGHEGGCGTVHANSPADVPARLEALAALGGMGREATQAQALAALHVVVHLRRDEDGRRRVAQIGMFGRDAAAGLAVREAVSFGADGTVHHGPAAEEFLARVAR is encoded by the coding sequence ATGACCGGTCTGGTCGACCTCGACCGGCTCCGGCCGGCCCTCGCCGGTCTTGGTCACCCACCGACGACCGGGGACATCGCGGCGGCCATGCGGGCCGAGGGACTCGTGGTGACCGACGCCCTGCTCTACGACGCGGTCGAGCGGCTGCACCGCGAGTCGTATGGGGCAGGCGTCCTCGAGCCGTTGCTGACCCTGCCGGGAGTGACCGATGTCCTGGTCAACGGGCCGGACCAGGTGTGGATCGACCGGGGGCACGGTTTGGAGCGCACGCCGCTCGTCTTCGGCAGCGACGAGGAGGTGCGACGGTTGGCGTTGCGCCTCGCGGCTCGCGTGGGTCGACGCCTGGATGATGCCGCTCCCTATGTCGATGCGCGCCTGCCGGACGGGACCCGGGTGCACGCCGTTCTCGGGTCCGTTGCCGATCCGGGCACCTGTATCTCGCTGCGCATCCCCTCGCGCAAGCGATTCACCCTCGCGGACCTGGTGGACCGGGGCACGCTGCCGCCGGTCGGCGTGCCGCTGCTCGAGGGCCTGGTGGAGCGCCGGCTCGCGTTCCTGGTCTCCGGGGGAACTGGCAGCGGCAAGACCACTGTGCTCGGCACCCTGCTCGGCCTGGTGCCCACCGACCAGCGCCTCGTCGTGGTGGAGGACTCCCGTGAGCTGGATCCACCGCATCCTCATTGCATACGTCTCGAGGGTCGTCCCCCGAACGCGGAGGGCAGCGGTGCCCTCGGTCTGGCCACCCTCGTGAGACAGGCGCTGCGGATGCGACCCGACCGCGTCGTCGTGGGGGAGGTCCGCGGCGCTGAACTGTGCGACCTCCTCGCCGCGCTGAACACCGGGCACGAGGGAGGATGCGGGACCGTCCATGCGAACTCCCCGGCCGATGTCCCGGCCCGCCTCGAGGCGCTGGCCGCCCTGGGTGGCATGGGACGGGAGGCGACGCAGGCCCAAGCACTGGCGGCTCTGCACGTCGTCGTGCACCTGCGCCGCGACGAGGACGGGCGTCGCCGGGTGGCCCAGATCGGGATGTTCGGACGGGACGCCGCAGCAGGCCTGGCTGTCCGCGAGGCAGTCAGTTTCGGCGCGGACGGCACAGTGCACCACGGGCCTGCCGCGGAGGAGTTCCTGGCACGGGTCGCGCGATGA
- the ssd gene encoding septum site-determining protein Ssd has product MDVLPRHARSEALPTESSIGGLGGSRRLPTPSRSVPRSTTVLVGTRTDLLRAVESVTTALGATAPILLEPPLLPARWAAAGTVLVLVDAAPAVAELGLPRRDGVHLLGEETDAADLCRWSAPLGASLVVVPRDTAVLGRALGGTPPGEGARTLAVVSGGGGAGASTTAAGLAGAAALAGRHPVLVDLDPWAGGIDLLVGLERSPGWRWDDLARARGALGSLAGRLPGGDGVDVLAMGRSAEGLLPDDAAVESVLGAARVTYDLVVLDVALSPPWGRHLARAGSVLVVAGPGVRHLASARQVAMHCAAEGMDPWIAARRSDHEPGRGTDPAVVAETVGVPVAGVLPHDPRLPVAAERGDPPWRVARRSWVTACAGLLTSLDAMPATAGTGTRQGGAGRDRRR; this is encoded by the coding sequence ATGGATGTGCTGCCGCGTCATGCCCGCTCCGAGGCACTGCCCACCGAATCGTCGATCGGGGGCCTGGGTGGGTCCCGGCGCCTGCCCACGCCGTCGCGGTCCGTCCCGCGATCCACGACCGTGCTCGTCGGCACCCGGACCGATCTCCTCCGCGCCGTGGAATCGGTCACCACTGCACTCGGCGCCACGGCGCCGATCCTGCTCGAACCACCCCTCCTGCCGGCGCGCTGGGCCGCCGCCGGCACCGTCCTGGTCCTGGTCGACGCCGCGCCGGCCGTCGCCGAGCTCGGCCTGCCTCGGCGCGACGGGGTGCACCTGCTCGGTGAGGAGACCGACGCCGCAGACCTGTGCCGGTGGTCGGCGCCCCTGGGGGCCAGTCTCGTGGTCGTCCCCCGGGACACGGCAGTGCTGGGCCGGGCACTGGGCGGTACTCCGCCCGGTGAAGGAGCCAGAACGCTCGCCGTCGTCTCCGGTGGCGGCGGCGCCGGGGCGTCGACGACCGCGGCGGGACTGGCCGGCGCGGCAGCCCTCGCCGGGCGCCATCCCGTCCTGGTGGACCTGGACCCGTGGGCCGGTGGGATCGACCTGCTGGTCGGCCTTGAACGTTCACCCGGGTGGCGGTGGGACGACCTAGCGCGAGCGCGCGGTGCCCTGGGATCACTCGCCGGGCGACTGCCCGGCGGTGACGGCGTCGACGTCCTGGCGATGGGGCGTTCGGCCGAGGGTTTGCTCCCCGACGACGCGGCCGTCGAGAGCGTCCTCGGGGCGGCCCGCGTGACGTACGACCTCGTCGTGCTGGACGTCGCCCTGAGCCCTCCTTGGGGACGACACCTGGCGCGCGCCGGCAGCGTCCTCGTCGTGGCAGGGCCGGGCGTCCGACACCTCGCCTCGGCCCGTCAGGTGGCGATGCACTGCGCCGCCGAGGGGATGGACCCCTGGATCGCCGCGCGTCGCAGCGACCACGAGCCAGGACGGGGGACCGATCCTGCCGTGGTGGCGGAGACCGTCGGCGTCCCGGTCGCCGGAGTCCTGCCGCACGATCCCCGCCTACCCGTGGCGGCCGAGCGTGGCGACCCGCCCTGGCGCGTGGCCCGCCGGTCGTGGGTGACGGCCTGCGCCGGCCTGCTGACCAGCCTCGATGCCATGCCGGCCACAGCCGGCACCGGGACCCGACAGGGCGGCGCGGGACGGGACCGGCGACGATGA
- a CDS encoding class I SAM-dependent methyltransferase, whose amino-acid sequence MPSPRTNHPGAAMAWLLPDAGAQVLDLCTGTGAFTADLVRCGHRVFGITADARVAQQVAARATGATVIRASADRLPFRPRWFDVVTIAGQRARSAEAFPEAVRVLRPGGHLGVLRTTRDDTVPWVRRLAKLLQSYDPTAMTTATSGPSQEEVLSGGWFIASETKAFRHWVPIDRPGLLAMVEGRPRIRQLPEADRQDLIAKVTGLFDDIARGHEVMLPYRVECRKAWPDPERQAIEPSITVGIHMRW is encoded by the coding sequence ATGCCTTCCCCTCGCACCAATCACCCGGGTGCGGCCATGGCCTGGCTGCTGCCGGATGCCGGTGCCCAGGTCCTCGACCTGTGCACCGGGACGGGCGCGTTCACCGCTGATCTGGTGCGCTGCGGACACCGTGTCTTCGGTATCACCGCGGACGCCCGCGTCGCCCAGCAGGTCGCCGCACGCGCGACGGGTGCGACAGTCATCCGGGCGAGTGCCGACCGGTTGCCGTTCCGCCCGCGGTGGTTCGACGTGGTGACGATCGCCGGACAGCGGGCCCGCTCGGCGGAGGCCTTCCCCGAAGCCGTGCGGGTGCTGCGGCCCGGCGGCCATCTCGGCGTCCTCCGGACGACACGGGACGACACGGTGCCCTGGGTACGCAGATTGGCCAAGCTCTTGCAGTCGTACGACCCCACGGCGATGACGACCGCGACCTCAGGTCCGTCCCAGGAGGAGGTGCTCTCCGGCGGCTGGTTCATCGCCTCGGAGACGAAGGCCTTCCGCCATTGGGTGCCGATCGACCGCCCCGGCCTGCTGGCCATGGTGGAGGGCCGCCCGCGGATCCGCCAACTGCCCGAGGCCGACCGGCAGGACCTGATCGCGAAGGTCACCGGCCTCTTCGACGACATCGCCCGGGGACACGAGGTGATGCTGCCCTACCGGGTCGAGTGCCGGAAGGCCTGGCCCGATCCCGAGCGCCAGGCGATCGAGCCCTCGATCACGGTCGGCATTCACATGCGTTGGTGA
- a CDS encoding phage holin family protein produces the protein MADQISDLLKNITDDVKIIVKGEVDLAKAELMPKAKNLGIGGGLFAAAGVMAMFALTHLMTAAGFGLAVAYSGGTFSAGPAWGFLTIGGAFLILAGVLAGIGFGRVKAATRRGMLPAETIDQATTTVDGARAAITRGKAEAEADAEARKAAKSSEAWVGADRI, from the coding sequence ATGGCCGATCAGATCAGTGACCTCCTGAAGAACATCACCGACGACGTCAAGATCATCGTCAAGGGCGAGGTCGATCTCGCCAAGGCCGAGCTGATGCCGAAGGCGAAGAACCTCGGGATCGGTGGCGGCCTGTTCGCCGCTGCCGGCGTGATGGCGATGTTCGCGCTGACCCATCTGATGACCGCGGCCGGCTTCGGCCTGGCGGTCGCCTACTCCGGCGGTACCTTCTCCGCCGGCCCGGCCTGGGGTTTCCTCACCATCGGTGGCGCCTTCCTGATCCTCGCCGGAGTCCTCGCCGGCATCGGCTTCGGTCGCGTCAAGGCGGCCACGCGGCGGGGCATGCTGCCCGCCGAGACCATCGACCAGGCGACGACCACGGTCGACGGTGCGAGGGCCGCCATCACCCGCGGCAAGGCCGAGGCCGAGGCCGACGCGGAGGCCCGCAAGGCGGCGAAGAGCAGCGAGGCCTGGGTGGGCGCCGACCGGATCTGA
- a CDS encoding NUDIX hydrolase, with the protein MVERIPDVEGPDFLDDATDSPEHPRPLTGYPRDLGERDVELDERPAAQQPLPAVLRTLRQQLGRPETQQRILIDRAAQGGRRAAVLALFDTRPPAPRLLFVEKSSHLRKHAGQIAFPGGTWAQGDEGAIGTAQREAGEEAAVRPDSFRVLGVLPAAHVAVSGFDVSTVVAWWHTPHPVEVNDPGEIAALHQVEVGRLVDPANRATVHYPGGRSGPAFIVDDLFIWGLTAHLVDAIIDLAGWALPWDHERVRPVPPRFGRDHNPTR; encoded by the coding sequence ATGGTGGAGCGGATTCCCGACGTCGAGGGACCGGATTTCCTCGACGATGCGACAGACAGTCCCGAGCACCCCCGACCGCTCACCGGCTACCCCCGCGACCTCGGGGAGCGCGACGTCGAACTCGACGAGAGGCCGGCGGCCCAGCAGCCGCTCCCGGCGGTGCTGCGTACGCTCCGTCAGCAGTTGGGCCGGCCCGAGACTCAGCAGCGCATCCTGATCGACCGCGCGGCCCAAGGCGGACGGCGTGCGGCCGTCCTCGCACTGTTCGACACCCGCCCGCCGGCGCCGCGGCTGCTGTTCGTGGAGAAGTCCTCGCATCTGCGCAAGCACGCCGGCCAGATCGCCTTCCCGGGCGGCACCTGGGCGCAGGGCGACGAGGGGGCGATCGGGACGGCGCAGCGCGAGGCCGGCGAGGAGGCCGCGGTGCGGCCCGACTCGTTCCGGGTGCTCGGCGTCCTTCCGGCGGCCCACGTCGCGGTGAGCGGCTTCGACGTCAGCACCGTGGTGGCCTGGTGGCACACCCCGCACCCGGTCGAGGTGAACGACCCCGGAGAGATCGCCGCGCTGCACCAGGTCGAGGTGGGCCGGCTGGTCGACCCGGCCAACCGGGCGACGGTGCACTATCCCGGAGGCCGCAGCGGCCCCGCGTTCATCGTCGACGACCTGTTCATCTGGGGGCTCACCGCGCATCTGGTCGACGCGATCATCGACCTCGCCGGGTGGGCGCTGCCGTGGGACCACGAGCGCGTACGCCCGGTGCCGCCCCGGTTCGGGCGGGATCACAACCCCACCCGCTGA
- a CDS encoding TlpA family protein disulfide reductase, producing the protein MSGRRTAPALVAVAVMVLAAGCATTQPVQPLGSAPATAAPATAVSTSGAASPDPALVAKRAALGIAPCPASGAAGGSGAAADGLPAVTTACLDGSGPVDLAALRGTPMVVNLWATWCGPCRTEAPFLAEVSKESATTVRFIGVDVADPDPAAALDFAGAQRWSYAQVADPDRRFSSQLGVVGIPQTVLVDASGRIVYRHAGALTSADQLRGLLRDHLGTS; encoded by the coding sequence ATGAGCGGGAGGCGTACGGCGCCCGCGCTCGTCGCGGTGGCCGTCATGGTGCTGGCGGCCGGGTGCGCGACGACCCAGCCCGTCCAGCCGCTCGGCAGCGCTCCGGCGACCGCTGCTCCGGCGACCGCCGTGTCGACGAGCGGTGCCGCTTCGCCGGATCCGGCCCTGGTCGCCAAGCGGGCGGCCCTCGGTATCGCCCCGTGTCCAGCCTCTGGGGCTGCCGGCGGGTCCGGTGCCGCGGCGGACGGGCTGCCGGCGGTCACCACCGCCTGCCTCGACGGATCGGGGCCGGTCGACCTGGCCGCCCTGCGAGGGACGCCGATGGTCGTCAATCTCTGGGCGACCTGGTGCGGACCCTGCCGTACGGAGGCTCCGTTCCTCGCCGAGGTGTCGAAGGAGTCGGCGACGACGGTGCGGTTCATCGGGGTGGATGTGGCCGACCCGGATCCGGCGGCAGCTCTCGACTTCGCGGGGGCCCAACGCTGGTCGTACGCCCAGGTGGCGGACCCCGATCGCCGGTTCTCCTCCCAGTTGGGTGTCGTCGGCATCCCTCAGACGGTGCTGGTCGATGCCTCCGGCCGGATCGTCTACCGCCACGCCGGAGCGCTCACGTCGGCCGACCAGTTACGCGGACTGCTGCGCGACCACCTGGGCACGTCGTAG
- the nth gene encoding endonuclease III → MSARDALDGRETRTALVRRARRIDRILAETYPDARAELDFGSAWELLVATILSAQTTDVRVNATTPVLFDRWPDPEALAGADRTELEEVLRPLGFYRAKSEALLRLGRRVLDDFGGEVPRTLPELVTLPGVGRKTANVVLGNAFGVPGITVDTHFGRLARRFGWTTQTDPDKVEAEVGALFPPRDWVMLCHHLIWHGRRRCHARRPACGACPVAALCPAYGEGETDPVKAAALVREPRG, encoded by the coding sequence GTGAGCGCGCGCGATGCCCTCGACGGGAGGGAGACGAGGACGGCACTGGTCCGGCGAGCCCGCCGCATCGACCGCATCCTTGCCGAGACCTACCCGGATGCCCGGGCGGAGCTGGACTTCGGGTCCGCCTGGGAGCTGCTGGTGGCGACCATCCTGTCGGCGCAGACCACCGATGTCCGGGTGAACGCGACGACGCCGGTGCTCTTCGACCGTTGGCCCGATCCCGAGGCGCTGGCAGGCGCGGATCGTACGGAGCTGGAGGAGGTCCTGCGGCCCCTGGGCTTCTATCGGGCCAAGAGCGAGGCACTGCTGCGGCTGGGGCGCCGGGTGCTGGACGACTTCGGCGGCGAGGTGCCGCGGACGTTGCCGGAGCTGGTCACCCTGCCCGGGGTCGGCCGCAAGACGGCGAACGTCGTGCTGGGCAATGCCTTCGGCGTGCCGGGGATCACGGTGGACACGCACTTCGGGCGACTCGCCCGACGGTTCGGCTGGACCACCCAGACCGACCCGGACAAGGTGGAGGCCGAGGTCGGGGCGCTGTTCCCGCCGCGCGACTGGGTGATGCTGTGCCACCACTTGATCTGGCACGGCCGACGTCGCTGCCATGCCCGCCGGCCCGCCTGCGGGGCCTGCCCGGTGGCGGCGCTCTGCCCGGCGTACGGCGAGGGGGAGACCGACCCCGTGAAGGCGGCGGCCCTGGTCCGGGAGCCCCGCGGATGA
- a CDS encoding Crp/Fnr family transcriptional regulator has product MDPDVLKQAPLFRGLDREATNALAHTMSSIRLSRGAVLFHEGDTGNQLYIVVSGKIKLGRTGATGRENLMEVLGPGQMFGELSVFDPGPRSTTATAVTAAELRCLEHEDLVQWLKEYPQVAQGIMAQLARRLRHANDSVSDLVFSDVPGRVAKALVDLSGRFGEQRPEGMLVHHDLTQEELAQLVGASRETVNKALADFAARGWIRLEPRSVTILDMDRVSRRAR; this is encoded by the coding sequence GTGGATCCGGACGTGCTCAAGCAGGCACCCCTGTTCCGGGGACTGGATCGCGAGGCGACCAACGCCCTGGCCCACACCATGTCGAGCATCCGCCTGAGTCGGGGTGCGGTCCTCTTCCACGAGGGCGACACCGGTAACCAGCTGTACATCGTGGTGTCCGGAAAGATCAAGCTGGGTCGCACCGGCGCGACCGGTCGGGAGAACCTCATGGAGGTGCTCGGGCCGGGACAGATGTTCGGCGAGCTGTCGGTCTTCGACCCGGGACCCCGCTCGACCACCGCGACGGCCGTCACCGCGGCGGAACTGCGCTGCCTCGAGCACGAGGACCTGGTCCAGTGGCTCAAGGAGTACCCGCAGGTCGCCCAGGGCATCATGGCCCAGCTGGCGCGCCGCCTGCGCCACGCCAACGACTCGGTCAGCGACCTGGTCTTCTCCGATGTCCCCGGCCGGGTCGCCAAGGCACTGGTCGATCTCTCCGGCCGGTTCGGCGAGCAGCGGCCCGAGGGCATGCTGGTGCACCACGATCTGACCCAGGAGGAGCTGGCCCAGCTGGTCGGGGCCTCGCGGGAAACGGTGAACAAGGCACTGGCCGACTTCGCCGCCCGCGGCTGGATCCGCCTCGAGCCGCGTTCGGTGACCATCCTCGACATGGACCGGGTGTCCCGGCGAGCCCGCTAG
- a CDS encoding RidA family protein produces MSPTSRLADLGLTLPSVAVPVGAYVPARRHGDLVTTSGQLPLVEGTLPLTGKVGAEVNAEQARELARTAALNALAAAAEAAGGLDAITGVSRVCVFVASDPAFTAQAAVANGASELLGDVFGDAGRHVRSAVGVAVLPLDSPVEVELTVTLG; encoded by the coding sequence GTGAGTCCGACCTCGCGGCTCGCCGACCTCGGTCTCACCCTGCCGAGCGTGGCGGTCCCGGTGGGGGCGTACGTTCCCGCCCGGCGCCACGGTGACCTGGTCACCACCTCCGGCCAGCTGCCCTTGGTCGAGGGCACCCTGCCGCTGACCGGCAAGGTCGGCGCCGAGGTGAACGCCGAGCAGGCCCGCGAGCTGGCCCGCACCGCCGCCCTGAACGCCTTGGCGGCCGCGGCCGAGGCCGCCGGTGGGCTCGACGCCATCACTGGCGTGTCCCGGGTCTGCGTCTTCGTCGCCAGCGACCCGGCCTTCACCGCCCAGGCGGCCGTGGCCAACGGCGCCAGCGAACTGCTCGGTGACGTCTTCGGCGACGCCGGACGCCACGTCCGTAGCGCCGTCGGCGTGGCCGTCCTCCCGCTCGACTCGCCCGTCGAGGTCGAGCTGACCGTCACCCTCGGCTGA
- a CDS encoding MBL fold metallo-hydrolase, whose product MTEPVRILVPNPGAMTLEGTNTWILPGAGGTPAIVIDPGPSDFGHLNRVRAACPDGISEIWITHGHADHVGGAMRLAEWTGSPIRAYDPAISMTDPLRDGERGQVGGNAVICVTLPGHTRDSIGFIVFLDDGPVLFCGDTILGRGTTQISWPDGNLAQYLATLDKMERLVQLFRVRRLMPGHGPVIMEPTATIRAYREHRLQRLDQIRAAYQKGHTSVAALVDAVYGDLVGPTQKAAELTVRAQLEYLELT is encoded by the coding sequence GTGACCGAACCTGTGCGCATCCTCGTGCCCAACCCCGGGGCGATGACCCTGGAAGGAACCAACACCTGGATCCTTCCCGGTGCCGGCGGCACCCCGGCCATCGTCATCGACCCGGGACCCTCAGACTTCGGCCACCTCAACCGCGTCCGGGCCGCCTGCCCGGACGGGATCTCCGAGATCTGGATCACCCACGGGCATGCCGATCACGTCGGCGGCGCGATGCGGCTCGCCGAGTGGACGGGCAGCCCCATCCGGGCGTACGACCCCGCGATCTCGATGACCGACCCGCTGCGCGACGGCGAACGCGGGCAGGTCGGCGGGAACGCGGTCATCTGCGTCACACTCCCGGGGCACACCCGCGACTCCATCGGCTTCATCGTCTTCCTCGACGACGGACCGGTGCTGTTCTGCGGGGACACGATCCTGGGCCGGGGCACGACCCAGATCAGCTGGCCTGACGGCAATCTCGCCCAGTATCTGGCCACGCTGGACAAGATGGAGCGCCTGGTCCAGCTGTTCCGCGTCCGTCGGCTGATGCCCGGACACGGTCCGGTGATCATGGAACCGACCGCCACGATCCGCGCCTACCGCGAGCACCGCCTGCAGCGGCTCGACCAGATCCGGGCGGCCTACCAGAAGGGTCACACCTCGGTCGCCGCGCTCGTCGACGCGGTGTACGGCGACCTGGTGGGCCCCACCCAGAAGGCCGCCGAACTGACCGTCAGGGCACAGCTGGAGTACCTCGAACTGACGTGA
- a CDS encoding WhiB family transcriptional regulator, with translation MTALVGEDWAVHANCGGRFDELFAEGAAQRKARGICMGCPVRVECLAEALDNRINWGMWGGLTERERRKILRENPEVTEWADLLRAHDGRVPGAVHHPAAKRTAAAAAV, from the coding sequence GTGACCGCACTTGTCGGTGAAGACTGGGCAGTACACGCGAATTGCGGAGGTCGTTTCGACGAGCTCTTCGCAGAGGGAGCAGCCCAGCGCAAGGCACGGGGTATCTGCATGGGCTGCCCGGTACGGGTGGAATGCCTGGCGGAAGCCCTGGACAACCGGATCAACTGGGGGATGTGGGGCGGGCTCACCGAGCGCGAGCGTCGCAAGATCCTGCGCGAGAACCCCGAGGTCACCGAGTGGGCGGACCTCCTGCGGGCGCACGACGGGCGGGTCCCGGGCGCCGTGCACCATCCGGCGGCGAAGAGGACCGCGGCTGCCGCTGCGGTCTGA